The sequence gattattttatACTCAAGGAAAGTTTTGTTGGCTAGGTCACAACAATAACAGCTTCTAGTACTGTTGCATTTTACTGACAATATACTATGTTTCAACACAGAATCAATACTGTTGGAAAATGTCAATCACATTGATTCTGGATGAATAATTATGTAAATGATTGTAATCCTACAAATATGCAGCAAATAAAGATTTGGGCATAACGAAACACCCAAAAGTTGGACGTTGTGAGTTGCAAATCAAATGCACAACTTAAACCCGTTATTGCATAGTTATGCTCATAAATGTCATTGGTATTCATTGCCGTCTATCACCTATCAATACATTGCTAAAAGTTGCCTTTAGCTGAATCCATGGTAGAATGAAAGAAGGAACACGACAGCTGCAGAAGTAATAAATACCCACCAGATGGGGCTATGATGTAGAACGAATACGATGGTAATCTTTTAACAGGGCATAGAAACAATCAGCAATGTCAGCAAAAAATGAAATGCTCCGTATTGCTAAGGAAACAGCTTAGCCTGGATCATTATGGTTTAACCCATTCCAGCCTCCAAAAAACTAAAGAGCTAGCaaatttataatataataggATTAATGACGTAAACATGGTGTTACAGGGTGTTCTAAACTACTGATTGTCATTAATAGTAGgttaaatgtaaatgcattttTTGAGATCATAAAGACGAACAGTCAAATGTCAAATAATGTTAGAGAAATGGTTTAGACCTTATGTGGACATCGTTACAACCTAATACTGCACTGAAGCTACAAGCCAAAATTGTAGCTTTTTACTTAGTCGCTAACAACTGTGAAACATTGCCATTGTAAATGTGCAGTGCAGAAAAGTAAAATCATGGGTTCATCAAGAGATGAACACAAGCTGCTGTCAGCATGTTTAGCTGACAAACCCAGTCCTCGGTTCACACTACAGCTCGTTGCAAACATGTCGTAGGCCAGAATTAAGGGAAGTGGCTGGACAATAGAAGCGTATACTATTAAAGTTGAATAATTCAATTAAATACATACACTGTGCACTTGTGATCTAAAATTAAGAGGCCCATATGCTAACAACTTGGCTAGATAGCTACGCAGCTAAGCTAGCTGATTCGCTAGCCCAACAGTCCAATTTAGCCCCCTATTTTTTAAAAGAAACCCTAATATAAAATTTGTGATTATTACATGTACTGCAGTATAGTTTGTAACTGATATCGTTGTGCCAAACACTCAAACGATAAAATTGAGTAACTTTACCAACTAGTAGTCCGTTCGGTCAATTTCACAGTAACGCTTCCGGCTTtccatatactaaataaacccTTCTGAGTCTGCGCAACGGCACTGCATGGTAGGAAATGTAGTTCAATAAATGCATTTAAACTACAAAACAGATTTAATGGTGCAGCTAAGccaatacaattaaatatataGAACTATGACCTGCATCAGTAATAATACTAACTCCTCCATCTGGAAACCATAAAGGGTGTTTAGTTTGTGGTCGTACTTTACAAGTCATTTTTTCACAAACTAAACTTAGTGTACAAAATGTAGTTGGAAGAAATATTAATTCTCATGTCAATTGAGCGTAACCACCTGTCATTCTTAATCACACATCCCCAACCCTGTGGTGATATTCCAAAGATTGATGATCGTCACCAGGCCACATGGAACGCATTAGTTCCATGCTATATTTggtgctcctctctcccacatAACCCACAGCTGTACCggcataaaaaaacaacactgccCCGATTCAATATCAttaaagaaagacaaacaaGGTCTCTTTGTGCCTTTAACACATTTGCTCCTTGCTAACTACTGTTGCATGCCAAGTGGGAACAGAATCAGCGATAGTGCCTTTGAAATGCATTTTGGCATAACAAAGGGGGCTTGTTCAGCAGTAAAAGATTGGCATCAGCGAGCTGGCTCTCTcgagacagacagggagcagTGAACACCTGTGGACGAGAATGGTATAATAACAACTTTGTTTCCCCAGGAAATGATGCGTTTCCTGGCCAGCATAGTGCTTAACTAGGACTAGAATGAGAGAAGGGTGACGCAGGAGAAAGACAAAACCCTTTCAAATCAAACACAGTAAATACATCCACACGTCAGTCACCAAatcttgttttatttggcatcCCATAGGACATTTAGCGGATCGTTGTTGTAAAAATACATTATTCATATACACctctagtaaaaaaaaaaaaaagaaaagaaaaaaacagatcTAAAAATATACAGTGAAACGTAACGGCGAGATACAAAACATAAGGAAGAGCAAATTGGGGAAGGAGGGGATATTTTACAAGGATATTTTAAATCGTTAACACACACCGGtcatagcttttttttttcttctatgcCTTCAGTCCACATGCATAGGTACATACATCAGGTACCCCACATCCCATGCACCCCCGCTTCAGAACAAACAGTTCATGCACTTCACAGCCTTGCTGCCGTAGTCCACACACTCGGGTCCGATGCACTGGCAGCACGCGTTGTGGAACCACCGGTACTTGGATCCTCCCATGGACTCGCAGTAGAGTTTACACTGGCGGATGGACACGCAGTCGTCGAAGTACACCACGGTGCACATGTTGTCTGCGACGGGAGACACACAGATGGGGACACATGAGTCACACACACGTCTAGGCCATGACATGACTACAGCTTGCGGGAATGTGTAGGGGTTTATGCGACGATAAACCGACGCCACATCGTTCTTACTTTTATATCGCGCGTAGCGAGCGAGGGGCTACCACATGGTTTTCGGTGCCCATAATGAGCTCTGCGGGAAGTGCTCATGTTCATGAGTGTGTCTTTTTATAGCTAATAAGCATGGGGTCGCAGGAGCCAACACAGCTCCAGAGGAAAATAAAAACCAACCAACACCACCGCACCACGGTTTCCAACTTTCAGTTAAAAGTGGAAAGTAAATTGATTAAAatcgtgtaaaaaaaaaagaaaggaaggaaaaagACAAGTTGTCTTTTAAGCTGTGccgtctttttttttaactgccgtgtttgtttgtctgtttggcCCTGAATTACCTTGTGTGTCGTAGCTGGCGTGAATGCTGTTGCCGGGGAGCGAGACGTTCTGGTGCTGGTCTTCCAGCGTCTCCAAGAAGGACACCAGGTTCTCGTGGTGGGACAGCTCCTCCGCCACTGGGAAGGACACCACCATCATGTTGATGGGCGCCTCGCCCTCTGTCAGCGCGCGGAACAGCGAGGGGATGGGCCGGTGGAGCTCCTCCACGGTGCTCTTGGACGTGGCCGGGGAGTCGCTGTAGTTCTTGGGGTTACACATGCCTGGGGACGGGGACAAGACGGCACCACGTGAACACGCGGAAGGAAATGACATTTAACATCGAAATGGTGGAGACTGAAGTTTGAGTGTTTTATAGCATTTTGCTTctcgaaagaaaaaaaatcatgaacTTAAACCGTTGGTTTACCCCCTGTGTCCCTGCTTAGTGTCTTTTGCAGACTACATTTCACTTTTAAGCCCAGTAGCAAATCACTTGGCAAACACCCCACACTCACATATATGACTTTCCTAACCCTTTTTGAATGAGTCAAAGTGAATGTGAGCTTATGGGTGAATCATTCAACGGGGAACCAAGACGGACGCAGGAATAGGATTACTCATCAGCGGTGAAAAAGCAAAAGCCCAAACAGCTGTTTTAGATGAAGCATACACGaaatcctccctccatcccctccctgctgtcctccctctcctctcaaaACACAAACCGTGCTCTCCCCCTCGGCTCTTCTGCCCCTGTTAGGTAGAACCACTCACAGACACGCACTTCAAAAGCCGAGCGCTTGGCCCAAGACCACATGTTTAGAACGGAAAATTACTTAAAATGGACATGAAGCTCGCACCGCGAAAAACAATCTCATAAATGAGAAAGATCGACTCGCCCGCAGCCGAGGGTTGTCTTCAGCTGTGTTAACAGAGGAAAAGGTCCGTCCAATAGGAAAACTCTTCGGGAAGAAAACATCTGTACGCCAGCAGTGAGCTGCGCGCTAACAGTGTCATGTGCTTTTATTTGATGCCGGCCACATGAAAGAATCTGATCTAAGCCCCGCTTGTCAACATGCACCATAATATCTGCCAATCAGAGGCGATCTGAAGGCCCCGTGGGCCGGGAGGGCCGGTTCAGATGGAGACACAACGGAGTAATTATTATAATGCTTTTCTGCTCCACAAAACGGCTGGTGTTTTGTTCACTGGCTTGTTTATACACCCCCAACTGCGCGCACAGGCAGAGAGCATGAGGTCAAAGTTCACGGGGAAAGGGGTTGACCTTACTTTTCTGGGCTCCGCTTCTTTTGATCTACCCGAGTCTCTGAGGGACTTCCTGACTGTTTGGGTAGGAGCTACGGAGTAGGGACTAACCTTTTTCAATTTCCTGTGCCCTAATAACATGATAATTAACATGGCCTCCAGAGAATCTGGAAAGCAGTTTGGGTTCACTACACGGCAACAAAGAAACAAGACTCCTTACTATGGCTTTCCCATCCTTTTCCTACTCTTGAGGAATTTATTTTCAATAAGAGCTAAGGTTTTATACATGACTAGAGGCCACTTTTCAAATAATATTGAACAAGTGATAATAGACAACTCTGGAATACTACTCCAATATTaccattacattattatataggGCAGAGGTCTAGCAGACCATTACAGAAGTGAAATGTTCCCGGTTTAGTCCAATTCACAACCAAAGAGTTCAACAGCAATGCACTAACATTCTACCTGCTCAGCCTAGTTGTTTAAAATCAAAACCACACGAGATCCCGCAATCGGAAGAGTGTCTTTCAACATCTCATTATAATTTCTATAAAGTCCCAAAACGTATTTTTGTGATATGATAGGTTATATTATACGAGACAATCAACCCAATAATATTTAGTTATCCACCGGCATTACTTCGGCCAGCTATGGCATCGCCCTGATCGAAATGACGGTAATACCTGTATTATTAGGTGAAGGGGATAACAGGGTTAAGACATGAGGAGGGATACTCACCAACGCAGTCACAGCACTCCTCCCATAGGGTACCCAGACACAGCATGCATTCTTTGCAGCAGGAGCAGTTTCCATCGGTGGGACGGCATTGGCACAACtcctgcatcacacacacacacacacacacacacacacacacacacacacacacacacacacacacacacacacacacacacacacacacacacacacacacacacacacacacacacacacacacacacgagaacccACGTCAGCCATTGCCCCATAACATATGTAATAAAAACAACATCTTAAGGAGCTTGCCACATGAGGACACGGGGTGCTTTTTCCACTTGTGTGTTCGTAGAGCTGTAAAGGTCAACGGTTCTGTCATACAAAGAATTGCCGTATGAAAACAAGGAGCAGCTGGGGTTAGTTGGAGTGGTTTCGGACATTTCAAGTGACGTTATGGAACGGGGATACGGATTAAGCAGCGGGATTGGTTCAACATTATTTGCAAAactgatttgtgtgtttgtgcccgtgtgtgtgcggcgCGTTGCATTTTTGGTGTTTAAGCATGAAACAAATAAGGCAATTTATAAGATAAACATAAAGCAGGATGTATGTGAATGGGAACGTTTGTGGCATTTGGACACATAATTTACACTATACAAACTATTGGAACACATTGTGAAAACAAAAGCACCTGTTTGGCTTTTAATAACAGAACAAAGACGATAGACTTGTATGGAAATATTTTTCTGCTGCAGGTAATAGCAGGAGTCAGCACAGGATCACAGGAAACATGCCATTAGTACGTCAACAGCCAGGGGCCAATAACATGTTATGGCTTCCAGGGCAGTTGTCAAAATTCCTGACACTAGCACTTTTCAGACATATGAAATGGCATAAAGGGTATCTATGAATATCTCCATTAACAAAAATAAGATTAGTGTATAAAACTGTTGTGAAACGGTGTCGAAGAGAATTGTCTCTGAATAGGACAGTACCGGTGCTGTATTGAGATGTTTTCGGTAGGTCGGAACCTGACCCTGTTAAGAATCACCCACAATTATTTTTGGGTGGCTTTTTCTCGTGTTACAACCTCCAGGGTAGAAAGGTGCAGAGGAAGGGCACTAGGGCATCATTACTTTTTCCATTGCAACCTTTCATGACTTCATCACGTCATCAGCTTTATTGGACAAGTGTGTGTAGACTACACCTAACCAAACGCTTCCACGTTCCTCCTGGCTCTCCAGGAACTCAGAAAATAGACCTACAGCTAAACTTGCTAAAACAAAGCTAAAAGACTAACTTTAACTGCTACTttgtatgaatatataaatatagagatcatatattaaaaaagtacaatgagGTTTGTTGCAATGGTGCATGAACAAGGATGAATATATATTGGATGATTAACAGGTAACCTTATAAACATGAGGTAGGTGGACATGACAGTCTTTGCACACATACAATACTACGGTATGAGTGAAATTTCATTGGAAGAGATAATTCGGCAGTTAATTCCCCGTCAACAAAACACACCACCGATGAAGACACCACTCAAATTTGATACGAGTTCATTTTGCAATCAAAcctttgtttattcctttttatTTATGCAGGTTTGAGTGGGCCCCAGAGGCTGAGTGTCTGGCACTACTGGACCGCCGCTTCAGGCGTTTGATGTCTGAAAGAGCCACGCTTGATGCAACCCCTTACAGCCCAGCCGTAAACAAGAGATACCGCCGACATACAACGTTTATTTACAGCAACCAAGTGTGGACGAAACAAGAGCATGACACATCTTCAACAGTTTCCTGTTTCCCAACCTGGCTATTCCATGATTCTTAATGGAATAGCTTTTTCGCTCAGCTTTAACTACACCATATCTTGAACAAAAGAGCCTTCCTGGAGACGCAGCTAGGGTGAATATCAAAGAGGACTGCCAGCGGGGAATCAAAGGAGAAAACAGACATTCCTTTACCAAACAGAATCCAGGTCTCCCTTTGTTGGGGGCAAAGAGAGTGGAAGGGCCTGCTGTGCGGAGTTGCTAATTCCCTctcacacatgtgcgcacacacacacacacgcgcattcatgggcacacacacacacacacacacacacacacgcgcattcatgggcacacacacacacacacacacacacacacacacacacacacacacacacacacacacacacacacacacacacacacacacacacacacacacacacacacacacacacacacacacacacacacacacacacacacagcacattcCACAAAGTCAAGGTCACTACAACAAGAGCGAGAGTAAGCGAGAGAAGGAGCtggaaggagagtgagagagggaggggtaggggagaaggtggagggtgAAAACACCTGGCGACCAGGGAGAACACGGCCGCTTCCCACACATTTTTGAATCCCTCCACTGCCTGCCTTGTTCGGAATGTTTTGTTTCCAACATTGTCTTTGCTCTACTCtgcctcacctctcctctttcGTTCTCCCAAAGCCTCTCCTAAACATAAACAGTGTCTGGGGCATGATAAAAGACCAGGGCCCGTGACTCAGAGGCGACTGCAAACAACCCCACACGCAGTTCCCCTAAACCCCCAGCCTCGCCCTCTCTGCGCCGCCGGCCCGTGGTTAAGAGGTAATCCGATGAGCGGCCGTTACGACCGCCTCAAGGTGGAAAATTACACCTTTCGAAAATCTCACTGCAGTTGCctgagaagggaggggggggggggggacccaagTACCAAGGGGGTGAAACAGAGGACTACATTATACCCACATCAATTTTGAATATGCTTTATGGGTCACGGAAGTGTAATTATAGTCATAAATATACTAACTAATCCCCGACCACATCCAGGTCTCCAAACTGCCCCCCTAAACAGGGCGACTTGTGAGGCCAAATGAGCATCGTAGTGCAAACACCTCCGGCAGCCGTTCCCTCCTCGGCAGTGAACAGAGATGGATGAGGTTTCACTGAGAACCACCAGAGGCTCAGCACTCTCACACTCAACAAGTGGGGGCTCTCCGAAATGGAAATCACAGCAATCAGTCATTGCTGCATGCATAcgccaggggtgtgtgtgtgtgtgtgtttgtgtgtttgtgtgtctgtgtctgtgtctgtgtctgtgtctgtgtctgtgtctgtgggtggggggggggggggggggggtctggagagTGAGACGTGTGCTGCCTTGCCCCGAAGagctctggtggtggtggtggtggtgtgtaaCTTGGAAAGTGCGGCCCCACCCAGCTTAAGAGGCCTGGACAAAACCGTCTGGGCTGGAGGCTAGCCTGACAGCCCAACCACTAAAGCAAGTCCACAAAGCTTACTGctttgtctcacacacacacacacacacacaaaccgaccaGCAGGACTTTAACAacttccccaacacacacacacacacacacacacacacacacacacacacacacacacacacacacacacacacacacacacacacacacctcgctaTGACCCTatcctgccccccctcctcctccctccctccctccacagcCCCCACCCCGGGGATTTGGGGAATCCAGACAAATGAGTTAAGGTGGCAGCCGAGCGCATGCAGCGGGGCCCCGGGGATAACGCGTCCTACTAATCACCGGCAGCGCCCAGCGACGGCCACGGGGCCAGGGGGCCACGGGGCCCCGGCGACGgagcctctcccctctctgacaGCTAACGAGCCGGTGCCGCTGAGGTCAGGCTCTTGGCACAGGGCCATCGAGAAATAAGGAGcaagaaaatacacacacacacacacacacacacacacacacacacacacacacacacacacacacacacaaacacaaatggggGACCGGCTGGTTTGTTCCATGAGTATGAAGAATGAAGGCTTTATTGCATTAATAAATCATTTGAGTGTAGCCATTTGAAAAGGCCGGAGCCTCAAAGTCAACCGAAAGTCAGCAAAGATTAAATAAGGACAGAAAACTGAAGCATACATGCAATCTGTTTTGTGAGATTCCAATGcccctttaaaaaataaaaaagtttacTATTCCGGGGAAATTGCACCATATTTCAAACGTTTATCTGACCAAAAATAGAGCTCTCCCGGTCAAATGAAGCTCTTCCCTAAACCCCCCCTAGATGTATAAATAACTCTACATTTGGAGGAGCCAGTTTATTTAGAGACCACATCCAAATTCAGCTATCATAACATCGCCGAGAGCCAGTAGGGAGAGAGCGCGTCAGGCCTAAATGGACACTGAGGGTACATAATGAACGAGGCCTGTCAGCTAAGCTAATACAAGGTCAAAGACAAACACTGCAtaatctcacaaacacacaaacccacctacagacagacacacagaaattgGAGGTGAAGTTGACGGGATGCAGACGTAGATGCCAGCACTGTAATAAGCCTCAGCTTGAACCAGTGATGCCATTTTCCTACAGCATTTTTCTACCGCAGTAAAACAGCAGGAGGCCGTCTCGCCCCTGGCCCCTGGAGCCGAATTGACCGAATTGACAGTTCTGCAGTTCCTTCCAGAATCACGATGATCCGAAAAAGCAATATAACCTTGTGATAAAGATGTTGcgaaatcatttaaaaaaatgcactGCTGACCAGTGGTTGGGGAAAATTCAGTGTTTCGAtttccccccccctgccttcaGATAAGTCCTAGCTCTGCCTGTCGGAAACAAAGCATAACACGGCACATGTTCCACCAATCAGTGACTTCTTGCAGCAAACGGCCACAGAGAATGGCTACGTGTTGGTAAACCCGGGGAGGACTGTGCGTCTTCGTTTATGAAAACTCACTTTTTGCCACAGCAAAACTTCTGTTTCATTAGCCTATGTTATGGTATATTCACGTGGACTTAAGACTTTACAGCTTACAgcttttatacacacacacacacacacacacacacacacacacacacacacacacacacacacacacacacacacacacacacacacacacacacacacacacacacacacacaagcagcaaTCGGTAAAAAGAATGAAACACTGAGCAAAATATCTTTCCTTCTTATCAAAAGAAAGCATCTGCATTCTTCAaccaaaaataacaataattgaGAATTAAACGTTCCCATGTCTAGAGCGCCTCAAACTTGGACTCGGGCCTCATTGCTCCTggactccccctccctctactgACTACTGTTGAGCTGCCGATTCACTTCGATCGTGTCCTTCACGCTGAAAACAACACAGTAGAGGAAAACACAGGAGCCTAGACATGTTGGATTAGTACATTATAGACGACGCTCCTGGAGAAGGTCAGGATTTTACTGATAAGAATACGACCCACGGATTAATGTGAAAACCAAAAAGAGTTTGGTTCCTGATTTGTATAAAGAGACCAGGCATGGTGGTTCTGACAGGAGCAGGACTCACTCTCAGGCTCCAGCTCGTGTCCCTGCTGTTTAAGTCTAAATCAGTTTGACGTTTTAATCATCTTAATGTCAAAACTATGTTGTCATCTAAATCATCTTATTGGCTGATTTAGGAATTGTAGTGTCTATTGCAATCTTAACCCTGGAGAAATTAAAGATATACTACTTCGAGAGATGAAACCATGAGCATCAGATGATTGACCGAGTGTCCCAAGACCTACAAATAACGCTGGCAGGAGGAAGGAAGTATGATAACGGAGAGTGCCGGTTTGGCCAAGTTAAATACTACCAGAGTAGAAAACTGAGAgctgaaagagaaagtgaccCCCGCTCTCTTCAACACACAGTACTGCTCAGTGATGTAATGAAGGAAATGCTGTTCAAAAAATCCCACCCATGCCTCTCATGTCAATGGAAAGGAGGGATTGAGTAGTGCTAAGTATAGCTTTAAATACTACTGCTGTGAAATTGCATCACTGCTCATTTGCAGGAAAAGTCAAGCCCTGCCTGGTATACCAAAGAAATGACAACGGTATCCGTTTTGATTGGTTTACTCATCATTATAAGTTGAAGTTATGCATTATAATTTGTTAATGTGTTGTTTGTCAGGGAATTGACACATAACCTGAAAATGAAAGTGCACCAACATTTATCATTTATGGGCAGCTGTACTCGGTTCTGTAGACAGAATTTACACCATGAATGGAAACCAAggttctgattttttttttaacttttaaacCACACTCTTGTgtatgtgtaggctatatgcgtgcgtgtgcatgagcatgtgcgtgcgtttgtgtatgaCATGATTGTTGTGCTAATCCGGCACTCAACACAACCCAACGATTGCTAACACAAAGCCAATAACACTACATTATACTAGATCCtacatacacaaccacaacaacatatAAAAATACGACCACTGTGTTCtaccacccaccaacacacacacacacacacacacacacacacacacacacacacacacacactcactcaagaCCCTCACCTGGATCAAGCACTTGCTGACGTCGCTGGCACACAGGGCCTTGTTGCAGCCGCTGGCCGGGGCGGGCAGGGAGGCCAGGAGACACAGAAGCACTGCCAGCGAGGCCGGCAGCAGGAGCTGCGTGCTGGGCCTCATCTCCAAGGCTACTGGGACACAGCACAGGGGCTTCTGGTGCACAGACACCTGaagggaggggtagagggagagagatgaagcaAAGACTgcggttgaggtggtggtggttgaggtggtggtggtgtgaagGTCAGAGGGCTGTTTCGGCGTTTggatttaaataaacaaaatccgTCATCAGTGGAATTCCGGACACGGGTTTGTTGAGTAAATCTTCGCTGAATGATACATTGTCTGACGTAGAGAGGttgatacatgcacacacgggggagggggggggggggggcatgacaCATAGGTTAACATCATCCGAGTTGATGGAAATGTTGTAAATAGCCGACAAGCGCTCATGCAGTCATGCGTTTCCCAGTCCCGTCCTAGCTGTAGGAAGTTGCATTCTTCCTGAAGTTATCTGCAGCATCTTTTCGAGGCAGAGCTTGTCATGCAATATACGTTGCGTTCTCATTTTGCTATATAATTGCCTTTCCCGTCTTTTGCTTGTTGTTATTAATATGAgtagtttaatttaatttagtttaatttaatcacgaaccaattattatttttaaaaggcAACCGTTTTTAGTGTGGTCGTCTTGCTTTCACCGCACGGTATATTTACCTTTacctgtttgtttttgttc is a genomic window of Gadus morhua chromosome 8, gadMor3.0, whole genome shotgun sequence containing:
- the twsg1a gene encoding twisted gastrulation protein homolog 1-A — protein: MRPSTQLLLPASLAVLLCLLASLPAPASGCNKALCASDVSKCLIQELCQCRPTDGNCSCCKECMLCLGTLWEECCDCVGMCNPKNYSDSPATSKSTVEELHRPIPSLFRALTEGEAPINMMVVSFPVAEELSHHENLVSFLETLEDQHQNVSLPGNSIHASYDTQDNMCTVVYFDDCVSIRQCKLYCESMGGSKYRWFHNACCQCIGPECVDYGSKAVKCMNCLF